From Asterias rubens chromosome 6, eAstRub1.3, whole genome shotgun sequence, one genomic window encodes:
- the LOC117291486 gene encoding prohibitin-like, translated as MAQAGLNKLFSQLGRVGIGLAVAGGVVNTALYNVEAGHRAVIFDRFAGVKDYVMGEGTHFLIPWVQRPIIYDCRSRPRNIPSITGSKDLQNVNITLRILFRPEAANLPKLYVNLGEDYDERVLPSITNEVLKAVVAQFDASELITQREVVSQQVNDELTERGAQFGLILDDISITHLTFGREFTEAVEMKQVAQQDAERARFLVEKAEQQKQAAIITAEGDSQAAHLLSEAFTKAGDALIELRKLEAAEDIAFQMSRSRNINYLPPGQQTLLSLPTM; from the exons atggcacagGCGGGACTAAATAAACTGTTTTCTCAGCTTGGAAGGGTTGGCATTGGACTTGCAGTTGCTGGTGGAGTTGTTAACACTGCTCTGTATAATG TTGAAGCCGGTCATCGGGCTGTCATCTTCGACAGGTTCGCTGGAGTCAAAGATTACGTCATGGGAGAAGGTACACACTTCCTGATCCCATGGGTTCAGAGACCAATCATCTACGATTGTCGCTCCCGACCGAGGAACATTCCTAGCATCACAGGCAGCAAAG atttgcagaatgtgAACATCACCCTTCGAATCCTTTTCCGACCCGAGGCTGCGAATCTGCCCAAATTGTACGTCAATCTCGGCGAGGATTACGATGAGAGGGTCTTACCGTCTATCACAAATGAAGTCTTGAAAGCAGTTGTG GCCCAGTTTGACGCCAGTGAGTTAATCACACAGAGAGAGGTAGTTTCCCAACAAGTCAACGATGAATTAACAGAAAGAGGAGCTCAGTTTGGTCTCATTCTGGATGACATTTCTATC ACTCATCTAACGTTTGGCCGAGAGTTCACAGAAGCTGTAGAGATGAAGCAAGTTGCTCAACAGGATGCAGAGAGGGCTCGGTTCCTTGTAGAGAAG GCGGAGCAACAGAAGCAAGCTGCCATCATCACAGCCGAGGGAGATTCCCAGGCTGCTCATCTCTTGTCAGAGGCCTTCACGAAGGCCGGTGATGCCTTGATTGAGCTCCGTAAGCTTGAGGCCGCTGAGGACATCGCCTTCCAGATGTCCAGATCAAGAAACATCAACTACCTTCCCCCCGGTCAGCAGACATTGCTGAGTTTACCAACAATGTAG
- the LOC117291284 gene encoding trace amine-associated receptor 13c-like yields the protein MEDILSTALADSLTCPKIYDHADLQLPRTILSSLVSLLVISGNSLCLVCLRKSQAFGGTTRVFMTSLTIADLMMGVFICVPSSTYATISGWVLGYPTCLVTAHLNFYLVTMSVLSLLLVSLNRFISVVRPFWYQTITPSQATVTVVVSWVMALVFSLVVLFTGGINVCFDAMLNICIPLSAQKELGISISTVTSFVVVIVVSYLLTIGIYVRLYLIARRHLRQMNNREANDNPAGHVQLPLNKATITFAIVTVAFGVAYIPMILIAVDYFINGTGCQLLICGLAPLCTLSNSWWNVAIYSIRNAEFRETMKHVLQSAFIRRPRPQRVIPVVSS from the coding sequence ATGGAGGATATATTGTCAACGGCATTGGCCGACTCTTTGACGTGTCCTAAGATTTACGATCACGCTGATCTACAACTACCTCGGACCATTCTCTCCTCCTTAGTATCTCTTCTCGTCATATCTGGCAACTCCTTGTGTTTGGTTTGTCTCCGTAAGTCTCAAGCTTTTGGAGGCACCACAAGAGTcttcatgacgtcattgaccattGCCGATCTTATGATGGGAGTCTTCATCTGTGTACCTTCCTCAACATACGCTACAATATCAGGTTGGGTGTTAGGGTACCCGACTTGCCTGGTGACCGCCCATCTCAATTTCTATCTCGTAACAATGTCGGTTCTTTCACTGCTTCTGGTGAGTTTAAACCGCTTTATTTCGGTTGTGAGACCGTTCTGGTACCAGACTATCACACCTTCCCAAGCTACCGTTACTGTCGTGGTATCTTGGGTCATGGCTCTCGTGTTCAGTCTGGTTGTCCTGTTCACGGGCGGTATCAACGTTTGCTTCGACGCCATGTTGAATATTTGCATTCCACTCTCGGCGCAAAAAGAACTTGGTATCAGTATAAGCACTGTGACGTCATTTGTTGTCGTCATCGTCGTTTCGTACCTGCTAACCATTGGTATCTACGTCAGGCTGTACCTGATAGCTAGACGCCATCTCAGGCAAATGAACAATCGAGAAGCAAATGATAATCCAGCGGGCCACGTCCAACTTCCACTCAACAAGGCAACTATAACTTTTGCCATTGTAACAGTAGCTTTCGGTGTGGCGTACATCCCGATGATACTTATTGCTGTTGATTATTTCATAAATGGGACAGGGTGTCAGCTTTTAATTTGTGGCTTAGCACCGCTGTGTACTTTGTCAAACAGCTGGTGGAATGTAGCCATTTATTCTATCAGGAATGCTGAATTTAGAGAAACTATGAAACATGTTCTGCAGTCGGCGTTCATTAGGCGTCCTCGACCACAACGTGTGATCCCGGTCGTGTCATcctaa
- the LOC117291485 gene encoding lupus La protein homolog produces MTENGSEAPTALEKQIIRQIEYYFGDANLKRDRFLQEQVKEDEGWVPLEIMIKFNRLKAMTEDYNIITTALEKSTNNLIEVNEDRDKIRRYQSKPLPQDTTEYRKALKERSIYCKGFPLDEELGKIQDFLDRFGETEHIYMRRDIEKKFKGSVFATYADVEMAKKFMKEDGLKYGENEVVKMFKEEYFLKKVEERKQKREEDKQKKLEEKDRKEKEAIEATKADFGEYDKGCIVHFSGADDQTSREDLKEFFADYGTVSWIDFTRGQTKGHIRFDKETPAAGVLEKALAANENKITVRGCDLETCVLEGDEEAEHWNTIHENMSMVRIKKQQGRKGKSGRGRNQRGGRGGYGGGSRDRVQYQGTKKVFKEDSDGEDEGVAEDMAVTKEETTGRKRSLEDDEQKTEETPAKQIKTTEAEAPAPQTS; encoded by the exons ATGACGGAGAATGGATCAGAGGCACCAACTGCCCTCGAGAAGCAGATTATTAGACAGATCGAG TATTACTTTGGAGATGCCAACCTAAAGAGAGACAGATTCCTTCAAGAACAAGTCAAGGAGGACGAGGGAT GGGTACCACTGGAGATAATGATCAAGTTTAACAGACTGAAGGCTATGACTGAAGACTACAACATCATCACAACAGCTCTTGAAAAGTCAACAAATAATCTCATCGAG GTGAATGAAGACCGGGATAAGATTCGTCGTTATCAGAGTAAGCCACTACCCCAAGACACAACAGAGTACCGCAAAGCCTTGAAGGAAAGGAGCATTTATTGT AAAGGATTCCCACTGGATGAGGAACTCGGGAAGATCCAAGACTTTCTTGACAGGTTTGGCGAGACAGAACACATCTATATGAGGAGGGATATCGAAAAGAAATTCAAG GGATCGGTCTTCGCAACATACGCAGACGTTGAAATGGCCAAGAAGTTCATGAAGGAGGACGGATTGAAATACGGAGAAAATGAGGTCGTCAAAATGTTCAA AGAGGAATACTTCTTGAAGAAGGTAGAAGAAAGAAAGCAAAAGAGGGAAGAGgacaaacaaaagaaactgGA aGAAAAAGACAGAAAAGAGAAAGAGGCCATTGAAGCCACAAAG GCTGATTTTGGGGAATATGACAAAGGCTGTATTGTTCACTTCAGCGGAGCTGATGATCAGACGTCAAGAGAAGATTTGAAAGAGTTCTTTGCAGACTACGGAACGGTCAGCTGGATCGACTTTACCAGAGGTCAAACAAAG GGTCACATTCGCTTTGACAAAGAAACCCCTGCGGCCGGTGTGCTGGAGAAGGCGTTGGCAGCGAATGAGAATAAAATAACCGTGAGGGGATGTGATCTGGAGACCTGTGTACTGGAGGGTGATGAAGAAGCTGAGCATTGGAATACGATCCATGAAAACATGTCCATGGTTCGAATCAAGAAACAGCAAG GTCGCAAGGGTAAATCCGGCAGAGGAAGGAACCAGCGAGGAGGTAGAGGTGGGTACGGGGGCGGAAGCAGAGATAGGGTTCAGTACCAAGGAACCAAGAAGGTGTTTAAGGAAGACAGTGATGGTGAGGATGAAGGAGTGGCTGAAGACATGGCTGTTACTAAAGAAG AGACTACAGGACGAAAGCGATCTCTGGAGGATGATGAACAAAAGACAGAAGAAACACCAgccaaacaaatcaaaacaacagAAGCTGAAGCACCTGCCCCACAAACTAGCTGA